The following proteins come from a genomic window of Musa acuminata AAA Group cultivar baxijiao chromosome BXJ1-7, Cavendish_Baxijiao_AAA, whole genome shotgun sequence:
- the LOC135679326 gene encoding uncharacterized protein LOC135679326 isoform X2, whose product MALSWRHHVLIQALLSRGPMTEEDFHAVFAGVSGKDPVTHRQLFNEVLLKINKELAYVQFELRACQNQYDGKVEAIVQDVTTQGCISSIDALHIQLENQVQNCQSSQDTQSRIPAAFKSFTMSQKEKTLNDLIKDQWLCYTSDSRIGLGLRSFFDLRSWFFGNDVPSCEVCNEAGVKASVCSNEGCTVRIHYYCLKKKFPQRKGSRACPGCGTEWPRSEFEVDHDVPEQTQVPSADLSSRKRPRRMKAEAVAAVQSQSETQNEAPCGPTQRRRLRSCKTESVET is encoded by the exons ATGGCACTTAGCTGGAGACACCACGTCCTCATACAGGCTTTGCTCTCCCGTGGACCGATGACGGAAGAGGACTTCCATGCGGTCTTCGCCGGCGTCAGTGGGAAAGATCCAG TTACACATCGTCAACTATTTAATGAAGTTCTTCTCAAGATCAACAAAGAACTAGCTTATGTGCAATTTGAGCTGCGAGCATGTCAAAACCAATATGATGGTAAG GTAGAAGCAATCGTTCAGGACGTAACAACTCAAGGCTGCATAAGCAGTATTGATGCACTTCACATTCAATTGGAAAATCAG GTTCAGAATTGTCAGAGTTCACAGGATACGCAATCTCGAATCCCTGCTGCGTTCAAGAGTTTCACAATGTCTCAGAAGGAGAAAACTCTTAATGATCTCATAAAGGACCAATGGCTGTGCTATACCTCTGATAGTAGAATAGGCCTTGGTTTAAGATCATTCTTTGATCTTAGGAGCTGGTTTTTCGGTAATGATGTACCATCATGTGAGGTCTGCAATGAAGCTGGAGTGAAG GCTTCTGTATGTTCCAATGAAGGATGCACTGTCCGAATTCATTATTACTGTCTGAAGAAGAAATTTCCGCAACGGAAG GGTTCAAGGGCTTGTCCTGGATGTGGTACCGAGTGGCCCCGTTCAGAGTTTGAGGTAGATCACGATGTACCCGAGCAGACGCAGGTGCCTTCAGCTGATCTTTCTTCAAGAAAGAGACCCAGACGCATGAAAGCTGAAGCAGTTGCAGCAGTTCAATCCCAGAGTGAAACTCAAAATGAAGCACCATGTGGCCCCACACAAAGGAGGAGGCTCAGGAGCTGCAAAACTGAATCAGTGGAAACCTAA
- the LOC135679327 gene encoding protein DETOXIFICATION 21-like isoform X1, which translates to MEGGARERLLGDEEEVEEGLGRRLWKENKKLWVVAGPSIFTRFSTFGVTVISQAFVGHIGSSELAAYAVVSTVLMRFANGILLGMASALETLCGQSYGAKQYHMLGIYLQRSWIVLCSCAFLLTPVFIFTTPLLKLIGQEESIAEMAGTVAHWFIPVFFSFVWGFTLQMYLQAQSKNVIITYLAVATLTLHIFLSWFMVTKLNLGLAGVMGSMILAMWIPVLGQLAFVFFGGCPETWTGFSFSAFLDLWAIVKLSLSSGVMLCLELWYNTILVLLTGYMKNAEVAIDALSICLNINGWEMMISVGFLSAAGVRVANELGAGSAKAAKFAIVNVVITSFVIGFVFFLFFLIFRGRLAYIFTDDAEVAGAVADLSPLLAFSILLNSIQPVISGVAIGAGWQGMVAFVNIGCYYLIGLPLGIVLGYAFDMHVKGIWIGMLIGTCIQTIVLIYITWRTNWDQQVLIAKDRLSKWYMDKSRNSNDARGSA; encoded by the exons ATGGAAGGTGGAGCGCGGGAGAGGCTTCTCGGCGACGAGGAGGAGGTCGAGGAGGGGCTGGGGCGGAGGCTGTGGAAGGAGAACAAGAAGCTGTGGGTGGTGGCGGGGCCGTCCATCTTCACCCGCTTCTCCACGTTCGGCGTCACGGTCATCAGCCAGGCGTTCGTCGGCCACATCGGCTCCTCCGAGCTCGCCGCCTACGCCGTCGTCTCCACCGTCCTCATGCGCTTCGCCAACGGCATCCTC CTTGGAATGGCAAGTGCATTGGAGACCCTCTGCGGGCAGTCTTACGGCGCAAAACAGTACCACATGCTGGGCATTTATCTGCAAAGATCTTGGATCGTCTTGTGCTCATGTGCCTTCTTGTTGACGCCCGTCTTCATTTTTACGACTCCGCTACTAAAGCTTATTGGCCAAGAGGAATCCATCGCAGAGATGGCTGGCACCGTGGCACATTGGTTCATTCCTGTCTTCTTCTCCTTTGTATGGGGATTCACACTTCAGATGTATCTCCAGGCGCAAAGCAAGAACGTCATCATCACATATTTGGCAGTCGCAACGCTCACTCTGCATATCTTCCTCTCATGGTTTATGGTTACGAAGCTTAACTTGGGACTTGCCGGCGTAATGGGCTCGATGATCCTTGCAATGTGGATTCCTGTACTGGGTCAGCTTGCATTTGTGTTTTTTGGAGGCTGCCCCGAAACTTGGACAGGTTTCTCTTTCAGTGCATTCTTGGACCTTTGGGCGATTGTTAAGCTCTCTCTATCCTCCGGCGTCATGCTTTG CTTGGAACTCTGGTACAACACCATCTTGGTCCTCCTCACAGGTTATATGAAGAATGCTGAGGTTGCCATAGATGCTCTTTCCATCTG CCTCAACATTAATGGATGGGAGATGATGATATCTGTTGGTTTCTTGTCAGCAGCAGG AGTTCGAGTGGCAAATGAACTGGGCGCAGGGAGTGCCAAAGCGGCAAAGTTCGCTATAGTCAATGTGGTCATCACATCATTTGTCATTGGATTTGTGTTCTTCCTGTTCTTTCTCATTTTCCGAGGTAGACTTGCTTATATATTCACCGATGATGCTGAAGTAGCTGGAGCAGTCGCTGACCTTTCTCCGCTGCTGGCCTTCTCCATTTTGCTGAACAGCATTCAACCTGTAATTTCAG GTGTTGCCATTGGTGCGGGCTGGCAAGGCATGGTGGCTTTTGTAAACATAGGATGCTACTACTTGATCGGCTTACCTTTGGGAATTGTGCTtggttatgcctttgatatgcatgTCAAG GGGATTTGGATTGGAATGTTGATTGGAACATGCATCCAAACTATAGTGCTTATCTACATTACTTGGAGGACTAACTGGGATCAGCAG GTGCTAATTGCTAAAGATCGCCTCAGCAAATGGTACATGGATAAATCGAGGAATTCGAACGATGCTCGCGGATCTGCATGA
- the LOC135679325 gene encoding F-box protein At4g18380-like, whose amino-acid sequence MQPKARVYADPSHDLDRFDRLPDSIVLLILNKLADVRSLGRCSAVSKRFNSLVFLVHDVYVKIDRVVTVDGDSDDPLSQSSPRHRNLFSNFLKLMLFTLLKPFHNLRNTNGGNKPVFPQLSHHSPAQVLKNFTHVRNLRIELPAGDVGTEEGVLLKWRAEFGSTLQSCVILGGTRIDRKLVSPEHESPVEDSGSIPDSFYTNGGLKLRVVWTISSLIAASTRHYLLRPIIKEHPTLKSLALTDADGQGTLSMGEEQLKEFREKPVAASASTNRTQVPACNMKLKYAPYLDIPGGMALQGATVVTIRPSSEGSSSSNIRSETDAFISGAFDGPFKAAVRTLMKRRTYLLEMNGF is encoded by the coding sequence ATGCAACCAAAAGCAAGAGTATATGCTGATCCATCCCACGACCTGGATCGATTCGACCGCCTGCCTGACTCAATTGTCCTCCTCATCCTCAATAAGCTCGCAGATGTCCGATCGCTTGGCCGCTGCTCTGCTGTTTCGAAGCGGTTTAACTCCCTTGTTTTCTTGGTGCATGATGTCTATGTTAAGATCGACCGAGTGGTCACGGTTGATGGTGATTCTGATGATCCATTGAGTCAATCTTCTCCCAGGCATCGAAACCTTTTCTCCAACTTCCTAAAGCTCATGCTTTTCACTCTCCTAAAGCCCTTCCACAATCTTCGCAACACCAATGGTGGCAACAAGCCTGTCTTCCCACAGCTCTCCCATCACTCCCCAGCACAGGTTCTCAAGAACTTCACCCATGTCCGCAACCTCAGGATCGAACTCCCTGCTGGAGATGTTGGAACTGAAGAAGGGGTTCTTTTAAAATGGAGAGCTGAGTTTGGGAGTACACTGCAGAGCTGTGTGATCTTGGGAGGTACAAGGATTGACCGGAAGCTGGTCTCCCCCGAGCATGAATCACCAGTAGAAGACAGTGGAAGCATTCCTGACTCTTTTTACACAAATGGAGGGCTAAAGCTCCGTGTTGTCTGGACAATCAGCTCCCTGATAGCTGCTTCCACGAGGCATTATCTTCTTCGGCCCATTATTAAGGAACATCCAACCTTGAAGAGCTTGGCCTTGACCGATGCTGATGGGCAGGGGACACTAAGTATGGGCGAAGAACAGCTGAAGGAGTTCAGGGAGAAACCAGTGGCAGCCTCAGCATCTACAAACAGGACGCAAGTTCCAGCTTGCAACATGAAGTTGAAATATGCTCCCTATTTAGACATCCCTGGTGGGATGGCATTGCAAGGAGCCACTGTGGTAACTATTAGGCCATCTTCTGAGGGAAGCAGTAGTAGCAATATTAGGAGTGAGACTGATGCCTTTATTTCTGGAGCATTTGATGGCCCATTCAAGGCTGCAGTGAGGACACTGATGAAGCGGCGGACTTACCTTTTGGAAATGAATGGTTTCTAG
- the LOC103992475 gene encoding uncharacterized protein LOC103992475 isoform X2, whose translation MDTPAHSPSVFGAVLHVISTSLLGIAAITMANTIAGEETVHKLASLLLIVLGGSYILLFLFGKRGHNHSHNHSMEKMAVAGLVLVPALSPCATTLPVFLAVGNSSSMMVLAIIVLLLSTITVMTSLVALSFYGASQLKFHWVERNDKLLVGSVLVLVGMLTLIFHDHDDEKHSIGEHLHRKIIVL comes from the exons ATGGACACTCCCGCGCACTCTCCTT CTGTATTTGGAGCTGTCCTGCATGTGATTTCTACTTCTCTGCTTGGTATTGCTGCAATCACCATGGCCAACACCATAGCTGGTGAAGAGACAGTGCACAAGCTTGCTTCGTTGCTGCTCATAGTTCTTGGAGGAAGCTATATTCTTCTGTTTTTATTTGGTAAGAGAGGCCACAATCACTCTCACAATCATTCCATGGAGAAGATGGCAGTGGCTGGGCTTGTTCTTGTACCTGCGTTATCTCCCTGTGCAACAACTCTTCCTGTTTTCCTTGCTGTTGGCAACTCATCGTCTATGATGGTTCTAGCAATCATTGTTCTTCTGTTAAG CACCATTACCGTCATGACATCTCTTGTGGCCCTTTCATTTTACGGTGCCAGCCAGCTCAAGTTTCACTGGGTTGAACGAAACGACAAGCTTCTTGTTGGCTCGGTGCTCGTCCTGGTCGGAATGCTTACCTTGATTTTCCATGATCATGATGATGAAAAGCATTCGATAGGGGAGCACCTTCACAGGAAGATTATCGTTTTGTGA
- the LOC103992475 gene encoding uncharacterized protein LOC103992475 isoform X1, with product MDGFSAKDLSTIGGIATVSLLHSFIPTHWLPFSVVGRAQKWTLPRTLLVTVFGAVLHVISTSLLGIAAITMANTIAGEETVHKLASLLLIVLGGSYILLFLFGKRGHNHSHNHSMEKMAVAGLVLVPALSPCATTLPVFLAVGNSSSMMVLAIIVLLLSTITVMTSLVALSFYGASQLKFHWVERNDKLLVGSVLVLVGMLTLIFHDHDDEKHSIGEHLHRKIIVL from the exons ATGGACGGCTTCAGCGCGAAGGATCTCTCCACGATCGGAGGGATTGCCACCGTCTCGCTGCTCCACTCCTTCATCCCCACCCACTGGCTCCCCTTCTCCGTCGTCGGCCGCGCCCAGAAATGGACACTCCCGCGCACTCTCCTTGTCA CTGTATTTGGAGCTGTCCTGCATGTGATTTCTACTTCTCTGCTTGGTATTGCTGCAATCACCATGGCCAACACCATAGCTGGTGAAGAGACAGTGCACAAGCTTGCTTCGTTGCTGCTCATAGTTCTTGGAGGAAGCTATATTCTTCTGTTTTTATTTGGTAAGAGAGGCCACAATCACTCTCACAATCATTCCATGGAGAAGATGGCAGTGGCTGGGCTTGTTCTTGTACCTGCGTTATCTCCCTGTGCAACAACTCTTCCTGTTTTCCTTGCTGTTGGCAACTCATCGTCTATGATGGTTCTAGCAATCATTGTTCTTCTGTTAAG CACCATTACCGTCATGACATCTCTTGTGGCCCTTTCATTTTACGGTGCCAGCCAGCTCAAGTTTCACTGGGTTGAACGAAACGACAAGCTTCTTGTTGGCTCGGTGCTCGTCCTGGTCGGAATGCTTACCTTGATTTTCCATGATCATGATGATGAAAAGCATTCGATAGGGGAGCACCTTCACAGGAAGATTATCGTTTTGTGA
- the LOC135679327 gene encoding protein DETOXIFICATION 21-like isoform X2: protein MASALETLCGQSYGAKQYHMLGIYLQRSWIVLCSCAFLLTPVFIFTTPLLKLIGQEESIAEMAGTVAHWFIPVFFSFVWGFTLQMYLQAQSKNVIITYLAVATLTLHIFLSWFMVTKLNLGLAGVMGSMILAMWIPVLGQLAFVFFGGCPETWTGFSFSAFLDLWAIVKLSLSSGVMLCLELWYNTILVLLTGYMKNAEVAIDALSICLNINGWEMMISVGFLSAAGVRVANELGAGSAKAAKFAIVNVVITSFVIGFVFFLFFLIFRGRLAYIFTDDAEVAGAVADLSPLLAFSILLNSIQPVISGVAIGAGWQGMVAFVNIGCYYLIGLPLGIVLGYAFDMHVKGIWIGMLIGTCIQTIVLIYITWRTNWDQQVLIAKDRLSKWYMDKSRNSNDARGSA from the exons ATGGCAAGTGCATTGGAGACCCTCTGCGGGCAGTCTTACGGCGCAAAACAGTACCACATGCTGGGCATTTATCTGCAAAGATCTTGGATCGTCTTGTGCTCATGTGCCTTCTTGTTGACGCCCGTCTTCATTTTTACGACTCCGCTACTAAAGCTTATTGGCCAAGAGGAATCCATCGCAGAGATGGCTGGCACCGTGGCACATTGGTTCATTCCTGTCTTCTTCTCCTTTGTATGGGGATTCACACTTCAGATGTATCTCCAGGCGCAAAGCAAGAACGTCATCATCACATATTTGGCAGTCGCAACGCTCACTCTGCATATCTTCCTCTCATGGTTTATGGTTACGAAGCTTAACTTGGGACTTGCCGGCGTAATGGGCTCGATGATCCTTGCAATGTGGATTCCTGTACTGGGTCAGCTTGCATTTGTGTTTTTTGGAGGCTGCCCCGAAACTTGGACAGGTTTCTCTTTCAGTGCATTCTTGGACCTTTGGGCGATTGTTAAGCTCTCTCTATCCTCCGGCGTCATGCTTTG CTTGGAACTCTGGTACAACACCATCTTGGTCCTCCTCACAGGTTATATGAAGAATGCTGAGGTTGCCATAGATGCTCTTTCCATCTG CCTCAACATTAATGGATGGGAGATGATGATATCTGTTGGTTTCTTGTCAGCAGCAGG AGTTCGAGTGGCAAATGAACTGGGCGCAGGGAGTGCCAAAGCGGCAAAGTTCGCTATAGTCAATGTGGTCATCACATCATTTGTCATTGGATTTGTGTTCTTCCTGTTCTTTCTCATTTTCCGAGGTAGACTTGCTTATATATTCACCGATGATGCTGAAGTAGCTGGAGCAGTCGCTGACCTTTCTCCGCTGCTGGCCTTCTCCATTTTGCTGAACAGCATTCAACCTGTAATTTCAG GTGTTGCCATTGGTGCGGGCTGGCAAGGCATGGTGGCTTTTGTAAACATAGGATGCTACTACTTGATCGGCTTACCTTTGGGAATTGTGCTtggttatgcctttgatatgcatgTCAAG GGGATTTGGATTGGAATGTTGATTGGAACATGCATCCAAACTATAGTGCTTATCTACATTACTTGGAGGACTAACTGGGATCAGCAG GTGCTAATTGCTAAAGATCGCCTCAGCAAATGGTACATGGATAAATCGAGGAATTCGAACGATGCTCGCGGATCTGCATGA
- the LOC135679326 gene encoding uncharacterized protein LOC135679326 isoform X1, producing the protein MALSWRHHVLIQALLSRGPMTEEDFHAVFAGVSGKDPVTHRQLFNEVLLKINKELAYVQFELRACQNQYDGKVYYGMVNNVADEQSKLGTKYSVPQIAFYKGVVEAIVQDVTTQGCISSIDALHIQLENQVQNCQSSQDTQSRIPAAFKSFTMSQKEKTLNDLIKDQWLCYTSDSRIGLGLRSFFDLRSWFFGNDVPSCEVCNEAGVKASVCSNEGCTVRIHYYCLKKKFPQRKGSRACPGCGTEWPRSEFEVDHDVPEQTQVPSADLSSRKRPRRMKAEAVAAVQSQSETQNEAPCGPTQRRRLRSCKTESVET; encoded by the exons ATGGCACTTAGCTGGAGACACCACGTCCTCATACAGGCTTTGCTCTCCCGTGGACCGATGACGGAAGAGGACTTCCATGCGGTCTTCGCCGGCGTCAGTGGGAAAGATCCAG TTACACATCGTCAACTATTTAATGAAGTTCTTCTCAAGATCAACAAAGAACTAGCTTATGTGCAATTTGAGCTGCGAGCATGTCAAAACCAATATGATGGTAAGGTATACTATGGCATGGTTAACAATGTAGCTGATGAGCAATCGAAGCTTGGAACCAAGTATTCTGTTCCACAAATTGCATTTTATAAGGGAGTG GTAGAAGCAATCGTTCAGGACGTAACAACTCAAGGCTGCATAAGCAGTATTGATGCACTTCACATTCAATTGGAAAATCAG GTTCAGAATTGTCAGAGTTCACAGGATACGCAATCTCGAATCCCTGCTGCGTTCAAGAGTTTCACAATGTCTCAGAAGGAGAAAACTCTTAATGATCTCATAAAGGACCAATGGCTGTGCTATACCTCTGATAGTAGAATAGGCCTTGGTTTAAGATCATTCTTTGATCTTAGGAGCTGGTTTTTCGGTAATGATGTACCATCATGTGAGGTCTGCAATGAAGCTGGAGTGAAG GCTTCTGTATGTTCCAATGAAGGATGCACTGTCCGAATTCATTATTACTGTCTGAAGAAGAAATTTCCGCAACGGAAG GGTTCAAGGGCTTGTCCTGGATGTGGTACCGAGTGGCCCCGTTCAGAGTTTGAGGTAGATCACGATGTACCCGAGCAGACGCAGGTGCCTTCAGCTGATCTTTCTTCAAGAAAGAGACCCAGACGCATGAAAGCTGAAGCAGTTGCAGCAGTTCAATCCCAGAGTGAAACTCAAAATGAAGCACCATGTGGCCCCACACAAAGGAGGAGGCTCAGGAGCTGCAAAACTGAATCAGTGGAAACCTAA